Below is a window of Ralstonia pickettii DNA.
CGCGCACTACCTGCACGTGGTGCAAGACCCGTACTACTACGAAATCTTCTGGCGCACGCTGCGCGTCTCGGCGCTCGTGACGCTGATCTGCATTCTGGTCGGCGCGCCCGAGGCCTACATCCTGAGCCGGATGCGCAAACCCTGGCGTTCGATCTTTCTGCTCATCATCCTCGCGCCGCTGCTGATCTCGGTCGTGGTGCGCGCATTCGGCTGGAGCATGCTGCTCGGCCCCGAAGGCTTGATCAACGCGGCGTTCAAGGCCGTTGGCATCGGCCAGGTCAAGCTGCTGTACAACGAGACAGCCGTGGTGATTGCACTGGTGCACGTAATGCTGCCGTTCATGGTGATTCCGGTGTGGACGTCACTGCAAAAGCTCGACCCGTGGGTGGAAAACGCCGCGCTGTCGTTGTCCGCATCGCACTTCACGACGTTGCGCCGCGTGGTGCTGCCGCAGGTCATGCCGGGCATTCTGTCGGGCAGCCTGATCGTGTTCGGCCTGGCGGCCAGCTCTTTCGCCATTCCGGGGCTCCTTGGCGGGCGCCGCGTGAAGATGGTCGCCACGCTCATCTACGACGAATACCTGAACGAACTGAACTGGCCGCTGGGCGCAGCCATCGCGCTGATCCTGCTGGCGGCCAACCTCGTCATCATGCTGGGTTGGAACCGCATGATCGAAGGCCGCTACAAGAAGACGTTGGGCTGAAGGAGCGCACATGCAAAAGAACGGACCGCTCGCGCTCATCTTCAACGCGCTCGTCATCACCTTCATGCTGGCACCGCTGGTGATCGTGTGCATCGTCGCCTTCACGCCCGAAGAAACGCTCACGCTGCCCACCAGTCATTTCTCGCTGCGCTGGTTCGACCAGGTGCTGCATCACCCCGACTTCGTGCAGTCGTTCTGGAACAGCCTCTGGCTGGGCCTGGCGGCGGCCACGCTGTCGACCGCACTCGCGGTGCCGGCAGCCATGGCCATCGTGCGCTACCGCGCGCCGGGGCTGCAGTATCTGCAAGGCGTGTTCCTGTCGCCGCTGATCATTCCGCACCTCGTGCTGGGCGTGGCGCTGTTGCGCATGTTCTCGCTGGTGGGCGGGCAAGGCAGCTTCGGCTGGCTGATCTTCGCGCACGCACTGATCGTCACGCCGTACACGATGCGGCTGGTGATGGCGGCGCTGGTGGGCTTTGACCACTCGGTCGAGCACGCCGCCTATTCGCTGGGCGCAAGCAGCTTCACGGTGTTCCGCCGCATGACGCTGCCGATGATCCTGCCGGGCATCACGGGCGGCTGGCTGCTGGCCTTCATCAACAGCTTTGATGAACTGACGATGTCGATCTTCGTGGTGTCGCCCGCCACCGTCACGCTGCCGGTGCGCATGTACATGTACGCCACGGAATCGCTCGACCCGATGATGGCCGCCGTCTCGGCGCTGATCGTCTTCCTCACGCTCGCGCTGATGCTGCTGCTGGACAAGGTCTACGGCCTGGACCGGATTCTGATCGGCAAGCATTGAGATACAGATCACGATGAATGCTCCTGCAAACCGCTCTGCCCGCGCGCAGCTCCAGCGCCTCAAAGAGCGCAATCGCCCCACAGTGGCCTTCGTGCTGGACGGCCAGCCCGCTGAAGCCCTTGCCGGGGACACCGTCCTCACGGCCGTGCTCACGCACATACGCCAGTTGCGCATCAATGAATTCAGCCAGCAGCCGCGCGCGGGTTTCTGCCTGATGGGCGCATGCCAGGACTGCTGGGTGCGCCTGGCCGACGGCAAATCGCTGCGCGCCTGCCAGACCATGATCGAACCAGGCATGCACATCTGCACGCAACCGGCCGGTAACGAGGGAGCCGCGTGATGACGCAACCCGCCCCCACGCTGCAGCGGCAGTCGCAAGCGGATCTGCCGCCCGTCATCATCGGTGCCGGGCCGGCAGGTGTGCGTGCGGCGCAGACGCTGTTGGCGCACGGCCTCAAACCCATCGTGCTGGATGAAGCGCCGCGCTCGGGCGGCCAGATCTATCGCCGCCAGCCGGATGGCTTCGCCAGGAGTGCCGCAGATTTGTATGGCACCGAAGCCGAACGTGCGCAAGACATACACGCCACCTTCGACCGCCTCCAGCCGCAGATCGACTACCACCCGCAGACCCTGGTCTGGAATGCCCAGCCGGATCTGCTCGACCTGCTGCATGTGCCAACGCGCGCAGTGAGCAGCCTGCCCTGGCGCGATGTGATCGTCGCTACCGGCGCCACCGACCGCGTGCTGCCAATCCCGGGTTGGACGCTGCCCGGCGTCTATACGCTGGGCGGTGCGCAAGTCGCGCTCAAATACCAGGGCTGTGCGATTGGCGATGCCGTGGTGTTTGCCGGCACCGGCCCGCTGCTGTATCTGGTGGCCTGCCAATACGCCAAGGCCGGCGCGAATGTCGTGGCGGTGCTCGATACGGCGCCGGCTTCCGCGCGCTACAAGGCAGCGCCGGCCATGTTGGGCCAGCCTGCCGTCATGGCCAAGGGGATGGCGCTGGTGGGCTGGCTCAAGCTGCACGGCATCCCCATGCATCACGGCGTGCGACTGCTGCGCGCCGAAGGCGATGCGGCGGTCGAGCAGCTCGTGTGGAACGACAGCGCCGGTCGCGAGCAGCACACCGCATGCTCCGCGGTGGGCATGGGCTACGCGCTGCGGCCCGAAACACAACTCGCCGATCTGCTGGGCTGCGCATTCGAGTTTTCTGCGCTGCACCGCTGCCATGTGCCGCGCATCGACGCCATGCGGCGCAGCTCCGTCGCGGGCGTCTATCTGGCAGGCGATGGCGGGGGCATCATGGGTGCCGACGCAGCCGAGTACTCCGGCGAACTGGCCGCGCTCGCCCTGTTGCAGGATCGGCAAATCACCGTCGATGCGGATCGCTTGGACGCGCTGCGCCAGCGCCTGCAGAAGATCGAGCGGTTCCGCCACGCGCTGGAAGTTGCCTTCCCCTTTCCCGATGACTGGGCCGCGCACGCCAGCGACGACCTGGTGGTGTGCCGCTGCGAAAACGTCACCGCCGGCACCCTGCGCCAGACAGCCGCCGAATGCGGCGTGCATGAACTGAACCGCCTGAAGGCGCTGTGCAGGGTCGGCATGGGCCGCTGCCAGGGCCGGATGTGCGGCGCGTCGGCAGCCGAAATCCTGGCGCACGCGCAGTCCGTGCCGCTGGCACAGGTGGGGCGACTGCGCGGTCAGGCACCGATCAAGCCGCTGCCATTGGATGTGACCGAGCTGATCGAACCGGAGAGCCACCATGCGTGAGCAGCTTGCATGCGACGTGGCCATCATCGGCGGCGGCATCATGGGCAGCGCCACGGCGCTGTTCCTGCGGCGGCGCGGGCTGGCCGTCACCTTGCTCGAACGCGACCTGTGCGGCTCGCGCTCCAGCGGCGTCAATTTTGGCGGTGTGCGGCGCCAGGGGCGCTCCATCGAGCAATTGCCGTTGGCCCAACGTTCGCACCAGATCTGGGGACGCCTGACCGAGCTGATCGGCACCGAAGCCGAGTACGAGCGCAGCGGGCACTTCAAGATCGCCCGCAGCGTGGCCGACATGGAATCGCTGGCGAGCTACGCAGCACGCAGCGAGGGCTACGGCCTCGGCTTGCAGCTCATCGAGGGCCGGGCCGCGCTGCAGAAAGTGTTTCCGATGGGCGGCGAACAGATCGTCGGCGGCTCGCTGTGCCCGGAAGACGGACAAGCCAATCCGCGCCTGCTGTCGCCTGCATTCGCCCGCGTCGCGCAGGCTGCCGGCGCCGATGTGCGAGAGCACGCGCCGGTGCAATCGGTCGAGCACGATGGCACGCGCTTCGTCATCCATGCTCGTCAACATGACCGCGATCTGGAGGTCAAAGCCTCTGCGCTCGTCAACTGCGCCGGAGCGTGGGCCGCCCAGTTTGCCGCGCAATGGGGTGAGCCCGTACCGATGTTCACCATCCCGCCCACCATGGGCGTGACCGAGCCGCTGCCGTTCTTCCTGCCCTGGAGCCTGGGCGTGGAAGGCGGCGGCATCTACTGCCGCCAGGTTCGGCGCGGCAATGTGGTGTTCGGCGGCGGGCGCGGCTACGTGCTGGATGACCAGCGCGCACGCTCGTCGCACGTGGCGATCCTGCGCCAGTTGCCGCAATTGGCAGCCCTGCTGCCGCAACTCACGGGCGCCCACATCATCCGCACCTGGAGCGGCACCGAAGGCAACCTGCCTGACGACGAGCCCGTGATTGGCCCCAGTGCCCGCCGCCCCGGCCTGTTCCACGCGTTCGGCTTTGCCGGTGCCGGCTTCCAGCTCGGCCCCGGCGTGGGCGATGTCATGGCCGAACTGATTGCCGAGGGCCGCACTTCCACGCCGATCGAGCCCTTTTCCATCCAACGCTTTCTGCCACCCGCAGCTTGATGCACTTGATGCCCCAGGAGACCACCATGCTTGTGAAACACGCGAAAACATCGTTCACGTCCATCATTGCTGCGGCTGCCGGAACCGCGCTGCTCGCCGCCGGTGCCGCCCACGCGGAAACCAAGACGCTGTACATCGGCATGAACGGCGGCAACATGGAACGCACCTACACGCAGTTCGTGTTCCCGCCGTTCGAGAAGGCCAACAACGTCAAGGTCGTCGTCGTGCCCGGCACCTCGACCGACATCCTCGCCAAGGCGCAAGCCACCAAAGGCACGGCACAGATGCACGTGATGACGCTGGACGACGGTGTCATGTTCCGCGCGATCGGCATGGGGCTGTGCGAAAAGCTCAAGCCATCGGCCAACCTGTCGGCTGTGCCCGCCATTGCGCACCTCAAGGGTGACTACGCCGTCGGCTTGTCGATGGGCCTGACGGGCCTCGCCTACAGCACCAAGATCTTTGCCGACAAAGGCTGGACGCCGCCCACTTCGTGGGGCGATCTGGCTGACCCGAAATACAAGGGCAAGGTGGTCGTGCAATCCATGCCGGCTTCGTCGTTCGGGCTGGATGCTTTCCTGATGTTCAATCGCATGAAGGGCGGCACGGAAAAGAACGTCGACCCGGCCTTCAAGGCATGGCCGACCACCATCGGCCCGAACGTGGTCGAGTACATCCCCAACTCGTCGAAGGTGGTGGAGATGATGCAGGCCGGCGATGCGGCGCTGTTCCCGTACACGCTCACGCAGGTGGAACTGATGAAATCCAAGGGCATCCCGATGGAATTCGTCGCGCCCAAGGAAGGCGCCGTCGTTCTGCTCACAGCGCAGTGCGTGCTGGCCAACAATCCGGATGCCGATCTGGCGCAGAAGCTGGCGGACTACCTGATCAGCCCCGAAGCCCAGGCGCTCGCCATGGAAAACGGCTCCTACAATCCAGTCAACCCCAAGGCCCCGCTCAAGGGCAAGGCGGCAGAAGAGCAGAACAAGATGAACACCATCCTGAAGACGGCCGTTGCGCTGGACTGGGACGTGATCAACGCCGAGCGCCCCGAGTGGAGCAAGCGCTGGAACCGCATCGTCGAGCGTTGAGCCTTACGCACCACCGCATCGCAACAGTTTTTCGATTGAACACGAGAGAAGAGCAAGGATTCACGCCATGTCAGATTCCCGAACACGATTGCAGACCGTACTGAAGTCCCTCGGCCTGGACCTGAAGGCCTATGAAGGCACGGACTGGACGAGCCGCGCCCCGCGCGATGGCACGGTATTGGCGACCGTGAAATCACACACCGCCACCGAGGCCGAGGCGGCCATCCAGAGCGCGCATCTGGCGTATCTGGCATGGCGCATCGTGCCGGCACCCGTGCGCGGCGAACTCGTGCGCCGCTTGGGCGAAGTCCTGCGCACGCACAAGGCGGCGCTGGGCGAACTGGTCTCGCTGGAAGCCGGCAAGATCACCTCCGAAGGCCTGGGCGAAGTGCAGGAGATGATCGACATCTGCGACTTTGCTGTCGGCCTGTCGCGGCAACTGCATGGCCTGACCATCGCCAGCGAGCGCCCCGGGCACCGGATGATGGAGACGTGGCATCCGATGGGCGTGGTGGGCATCATTTCGGCGTTCAACTTCCCGGTGGCGGTGTGGTCGTGGAACGCCGCGCTCGCCCTGGTGTGCGGCAACGCCATCGTGTGGAAGCCGTCGGAGAAAACGCCGCTCACCGCCATCGCTTGTCAGCACCTGATGCAGCAGGTAGTCGACGCGTTCAATGCAGAGAAGCCGGGCGCCATTCCTGCCGGACTGAGCCAACTGCTGATTGGCGGGCGCGACGTGGGCGAAGCGCTGGTGGCCAGCCACCTGGTGCCCGTGGTCAGCGCCACGGGCTCGACGCGCATGGGCCGCCAAGTGGGCGTGAAGGTGGCAGAGCGCTTCGGCCGCTCGATCCTGGAACTGGGCGGCAACAACGCGATGATCGTCACGCCGTCGGCGGATCTGGAACTGGCGGCGCGCGCCATTACGTTTGCCGCCGTCGGCACTGCAGGCCAACGCTGCACCTCGCTGCGACGTTTGATCGTGCACCGCTCGGTGGCCGATACGCTGCTGGCTCGCCTGGAAAAGATCTACCAGAGCATCGCCATTGGCGACCCGCTGGCTGACGGCACGCTGGTCGGCCCGTTGATCGACCAGGCCGCCTTCGACGGCATGCAGCAGGCGCTCGCGCAGGCCCGCGCCGAAGGTGGCGAAGTGCTGGGCGGCGAGCGCGTACGCGAAGACCTCGGCGCCGACGCCTGGTACGTCCGTCCTGCGCTGGTCAAGATGGCGAAGCCGACCAAGGTGATGGAAACCGAGACCTTCGCGCCGATCCTCTATGTCGTGACGTACGACGGCGACACCGAGCAGGCCATCGCGATCCAGAACGGCGTGCCGCAGGGCCTGTCGTCTGCGATCTTCACGGCAAACCTGAGCGATGCCGAGCGCTTCATGTCGTCGGCGGGCAGCGACTGCGGTATCGCCAACGTCAACATCGGCACCTCGGGCGCCGAGATTGGCGGCGCATTCGGCGGCGAGAAGGAAACCGGCGGCGGCCGGGAATCCGGCTCGGACGCATGGAAGGGCTACATGCGCCGCGCCACGAATACCGTCAACTACAGCGGCGCGCTGCCGCTGGCGCAGGGCGTTCGGTTCGACGTTTGATCGCGCTCGATCGACGTGATCATCAGGCGGCGGCGCGGAATGCTCTGCCGCCCTGATGGTGAGCGCGCGCTCAGCGCGCCACGCCACCCACGTCGGTGATCGCGCTGTAGACCAGCGTGCGCAATTGCCGCCGCACAGGGTAGGCAGACGAAGGCAGCACCTGCGTCAGGAAAAGCCCGATCAAATCCTCCTGCGGATCCACCCAGAAGAAGGTGCCGGCCGCGCCGCCCCAGAAGAAATCGCCCGTGCTGCCGGGAATCAAAGTAGCGGCTTGCGAGATCGTGGTCGCGAACCCCAGTCCGAATCCGACGCCGTCATACGCGGCCTCGCTGAACATCGAATGTGACGACAGGCTCGACATGTCGCGCCCGCCCGGGAGGTGGTTGGCGGTCATCAGCGACAGCGTTTTCGGCCCCAGCAGGCGCACGCCATCCAGCTCGCCGCCCTGCAGCAGCATGCGCGAAAAACGCAGGTAGTCTGCTGCCGTGGAAACCAAGCCGCCACCGCCCGAAATGAAGCTGGGCGGCTTCAAGTAAAGACTGGTGCGGGGATCGTCCTGCAAGACCGGCCCATGATCGGACACCGCCTTCGAGCCCAGCGCCCCCACGGCATAGCACGCGCAGAAGCGCGACGCCTTCTCCTCCGGCACATGGAAGGCCGTGTCGACCATGCCCAGCGGATCAAAAATCCGCTCCTTCAGGAACGTCTCGAACGGCATGCCGCTGATCTTGCCGACCAGGTAGCCCAGCACATCGGTGGAAACGGAGTAGTTCCACGCGTCGCCCGGCGAGAACTCCAGCGGCACGCCGGCCAGCTTCTCGATCATCTCGTCGAGCGTGCCAGCGGTAGCGATATCGCCCAGTTTCAGCCGTCGATACGCTGCGTCGACATTCGTGTTCTGGTGAAAACCGTAGGTCAGGCCGGAGGTGTGGCGCAGCAGGTCGACCATGCGCATGGGGCGCTTGACCGGATGGGACTGGAAGCCCTCCATGAAGCCGCCGGCGTGCACGCCCAGGTTTGCCCACGCGGGGATGAATTTGCTGACCGGATCGTCCAGCGCGACCTTGCATTCCTCCACCAGCATCATGAACGCCACCGACGTGATCGGCTTCGTCATGGAGTAGATGCGGAAGATCGAATCTTCGGCCAGCGGCACCTGGCGCTCGCGGTCGGCCAGGCCCAGCACGGAGTTCAAGGCCAGCTCGCCCCGCCGCCACACCTGGACCAGCGCGCCGGGCAGCTTGCCGGTGGCAATGTAGGCGTCATCGATAAAGCGCTCGACCCGTTCGATCCGCTCGCGGGACATCCCCTGCGTTTGCGTGCCTTGCCTGTCCATGCTTTCTCCTTGCATTGATGCCCGCGCGAGGCGCAGGCGTACCAGACCCCGATCCGGCCTGCGCGGCATTCCGACGCGCGCAGACCTGCCCAGCGACACTGTACAGCGCTGATCTGTTGCCCGCGAGCGTGCCCTGCCGGCGCTTATGCTTCAATGCAGTTCGACCGCAACCCCGTCCCGATATGAAGCGCTTCGACGACCTGTACCTCTTCACGCGCGTGGTGGAAGCCGGCGGCTTTTCCGCAGCCGAACGCGCCACGGGCATCCCCAAGTCACGCCTGAGCCGTCGCATTGCCGAATTGGAGGTGCAGCTCGGCACGCGGCTGCTGCAGCGCTCAAGCCATCGTGTAGCCGTCACGCCGGTGGGCGAAGCGGTGTATCGGCATGCGCGCGATATGGCCGATGCGTCGGCAGCCATTGAAGCGCTGGCCGGGGCCGCGCGCAGCGAACCGGCCGGTGTGCTGCGCGTCGGCACGTCGCCGTTGCTGGCAGAAACGCTGGTCGCAGGCTGGCTGGCCGAGTTTGCCGATGCGCATCCGAAGCTGCGCATCGAGCTGGACTTGTCCAACACCTATGTCGACCTGATCGAGCAACGCATTGACGTGGCGATCCGCGCGGCCACGGGGCCGCTGCCCTCGCGCGATGTAATGGCGCGGCATCTGGTGGTCTCGCCGCGCGTGCTGGTGGCCAGCCCCGCGTTGATTGCCCGTGTGGGCGAGCCCGACACGCCCGCCGCGCTGGAAGATCTCCCCTGCCTGGGGCAAGGCTCGCTCACCCGCAGCCGCGATTGGGTGCTGCACGATGCGCGCGGCCATCGGCTGTCGCTGCCGATTCGGCCCCGATTTGCCAGCGACAACATCATCGCCCTGCGCGAAGCCGCCATCGCTGGCCTGGGCCTGACCATCCTGCCGCAGCATTGCTGCCATGCGGCGCTTGGCCGTGGCCAACTGCGCACGGTGCTGTCCGGCTGGACGCCCGAGCCGGCCGACCTGCATGCCCTCTATCCGTCGCGC
It encodes the following:
- a CDS encoding ABC transporter permease — encoded protein: MSRRPIWVPWSMTGPALALFSVMLFVPLALSVILSFNAFDADKGPIAGTFTFAHYLHVVQDPYYYEIFWRTLRVSALVTLICILVGAPEAYILSRMRKPWRSIFLLIILAPLLISVVVRAFGWSMLLGPEGLINAAFKAVGIGQVKLLYNETAVVIALVHVMLPFMVIPVWTSLQKLDPWVENAALSLSASHFTTLRRVVLPQVMPGILSGSLIVFGLAASSFAIPGLLGGRRVKMVATLIYDEYLNELNWPLGAAIALILLAANLVIMLGWNRMIEGRYKKTLG
- a CDS encoding ABC transporter permease — its product is MQKNGPLALIFNALVITFMLAPLVIVCIVAFTPEETLTLPTSHFSLRWFDQVLHHPDFVQSFWNSLWLGLAAATLSTALAVPAAMAIVRYRAPGLQYLQGVFLSPLIIPHLVLGVALLRMFSLVGGQGSFGWLIFAHALIVTPYTMRLVMAALVGFDHSVEHAAYSLGASSFTVFRRMTLPMILPGITGGWLLAFINSFDELTMSIFVVSPATVTLPVRMYMYATESLDPMMAAVSALIVFLTLALMLLLDKVYGLDRILIGKH
- a CDS encoding (2Fe-2S)-binding protein; protein product: MNAPANRSARAQLQRLKERNRPTVAFVLDGQPAEALAGDTVLTAVLTHIRQLRINEFSQQPRAGFCLMGACQDCWVRLADGKSLRACQTMIEPGMHICTQPAGNEGAA
- a CDS encoding FAD/NAD(P)-dependent oxidoreductase; protein product: MTQPAPTLQRQSQADLPPVIIGAGPAGVRAAQTLLAHGLKPIVLDEAPRSGGQIYRRQPDGFARSAADLYGTEAERAQDIHATFDRLQPQIDYHPQTLVWNAQPDLLDLLHVPTRAVSSLPWRDVIVATGATDRVLPIPGWTLPGVYTLGGAQVALKYQGCAIGDAVVFAGTGPLLYLVACQYAKAGANVVAVLDTAPASARYKAAPAMLGQPAVMAKGMALVGWLKLHGIPMHHGVRLLRAEGDAAVEQLVWNDSAGREQHTACSAVGMGYALRPETQLADLLGCAFEFSALHRCHVPRIDAMRRSSVAGVYLAGDGGGIMGADAAEYSGELAALALLQDRQITVDADRLDALRQRLQKIERFRHALEVAFPFPDDWAAHASDDLVVCRCENVTAGTLRQTAAECGVHELNRLKALCRVGMGRCQGRMCGASAAEILAHAQSVPLAQVGRLRGQAPIKPLPLDVTELIEPESHHA
- a CDS encoding NAD(P)/FAD-dependent oxidoreductase gives rise to the protein MREQLACDVAIIGGGIMGSATALFLRRRGLAVTLLERDLCGSRSSGVNFGGVRRQGRSIEQLPLAQRSHQIWGRLTELIGTEAEYERSGHFKIARSVADMESLASYAARSEGYGLGLQLIEGRAALQKVFPMGGEQIVGGSLCPEDGQANPRLLSPAFARVAQAAGADVREHAPVQSVEHDGTRFVIHARQHDRDLEVKASALVNCAGAWAAQFAAQWGEPVPMFTIPPTMGVTEPLPFFLPWSLGVEGGGIYCRQVRRGNVVFGGGRGYVLDDQRARSSHVAILRQLPQLAALLPQLTGAHIIRTWSGTEGNLPDDEPVIGPSARRPGLFHAFGFAGAGFQLGPGVGDVMAELIAEGRTSTPIEPFSIQRFLPPAA
- a CDS encoding ABC transporter substrate-binding protein codes for the protein MLVKHAKTSFTSIIAAAAGTALLAAGAAHAETKTLYIGMNGGNMERTYTQFVFPPFEKANNVKVVVVPGTSTDILAKAQATKGTAQMHVMTLDDGVMFRAIGMGLCEKLKPSANLSAVPAIAHLKGDYAVGLSMGLTGLAYSTKIFADKGWTPPTSWGDLADPKYKGKVVVQSMPASSFGLDAFLMFNRMKGGTEKNVDPAFKAWPTTIGPNVVEYIPNSSKVVEMMQAGDAALFPYTLTQVELMKSKGIPMEFVAPKEGAVVLLTAQCVLANNPDADLAQKLADYLISPEAQALAMENGSYNPVNPKAPLKGKAAEEQNKMNTILKTAVALDWDVINAERPEWSKRWNRIVER
- the amaB gene encoding L-piperidine-6-carboxylate dehydrogenase produces the protein MSDSRTRLQTVLKSLGLDLKAYEGTDWTSRAPRDGTVLATVKSHTATEAEAAIQSAHLAYLAWRIVPAPVRGELVRRLGEVLRTHKAALGELVSLEAGKITSEGLGEVQEMIDICDFAVGLSRQLHGLTIASERPGHRMMETWHPMGVVGIISAFNFPVAVWSWNAALALVCGNAIVWKPSEKTPLTAIACQHLMQQVVDAFNAEKPGAIPAGLSQLLIGGRDVGEALVASHLVPVVSATGSTRMGRQVGVKVAERFGRSILELGGNNAMIVTPSADLELAARAITFAAVGTAGQRCTSLRRLIVHRSVADTLLARLEKIYQSIAIGDPLADGTLVGPLIDQAAFDGMQQALAQARAEGGEVLGGERVREDLGADAWYVRPALVKMAKPTKVMETETFAPILYVVTYDGDTEQAIAIQNGVPQGLSSAIFTANLSDAERFMSSAGSDCGIANVNIGTSGAEIGGAFGGEKETGGGRESGSDAWKGYMRRATNTVNYSGALPLAQGVRFDV
- a CDS encoding serine hydrolase domain-containing protein, encoding MDRQGTQTQGMSRERIERVERFIDDAYIATGKLPGALVQVWRRGELALNSVLGLADRERQVPLAEDSIFRIYSMTKPITSVAFMMLVEECKVALDDPVSKFIPAWANLGVHAGGFMEGFQSHPVKRPMRMVDLLRHTSGLTYGFHQNTNVDAAYRRLKLGDIATAGTLDEMIEKLAGVPLEFSPGDAWNYSVSTDVLGYLVGKISGMPFETFLKERIFDPLGMVDTAFHVPEEKASRFCACYAVGALGSKAVSDHGPVLQDDPRTSLYLKPPSFISGGGGLVSTAADYLRFSRMLLQGGELDGVRLLGPKTLSLMTANHLPGGRDMSSLSSHSMFSEAAYDGVGFGLGFATTISQAATLIPGSTGDFFWGGAAGTFFWVDPQEDLIGLFLTQVLPSSAYPVRRQLRTLVYSAITDVGGVAR
- a CDS encoding LysR substrate-binding domain-containing protein; this translates as MKRFDDLYLFTRVVEAGGFSAAERATGIPKSRLSRRIAELEVQLGTRLLQRSSHRVAVTPVGEAVYRHARDMADASAAIEALAGAARSEPAGVLRVGTSPLLAETLVAGWLAEFADAHPKLRIELDLSNTYVDLIEQRIDVAIRAATGPLPSRDVMARHLVVSPRVLVASPALIARVGEPDTPAALEDLPCLGQGSLTRSRDWVLHDARGHRLSLPIRPRFASDNIIALREAAIAGLGLTILPQHCCHAALGRGQLRTVLSGWTPEPADLHALYPSRAGVPPSVKALVAFLRERFAAEATMQPLK